From a single Candidatus Sulfotelmatobacter sp. genomic region:
- a CDS encoding DUF3467 domain-containing protein — protein sequence MNNPTQPNVKLINGPDYRENYANSVQMRVNIWDFFLVFGTLQQQTETHVEIKNFEGIYLSPQQAKALLGLLQQNIAGYESAFGEIKLDPRMAPQGPVH from the coding sequence ATGAACAATCCGACCCAACCCAACGTGAAGTTAATCAATGGCCCCGACTACCGCGAAAATTATGCCAACAGCGTTCAAATGCGCGTGAATATTTGGGACTTCTTTTTAGTCTTCGGCACCCTCCAGCAACAGACCGAAACCCACGTGGAGATCAAGAATTTTGAGGGCATCTACCTGAGTCCGCAGCAAGCCAAAGCGCTGCTGGGATTGCTGCAACAGAACATCGCCGGCTATGAGAGCGCCTTCGGGGAAATCAAGCTTGATCCGCGCATGGCCCCGCAAGGCCCAGTGCACTAG